From Methanooceanicella nereidis, a single genomic window includes:
- a CDS encoding SDR family oxidoreductase — MKMILVTGCNPLGERLLEELNKDGMAKGACHKEELDLPRGFIKYDIFSSEDIERLVKEVKPDTMILTEEVSDLEYCEQKRSDAMQFNTRGVRFFVEAAQKTGASVVLISTAYVFDGRKEGGMYTENDMINPINVYGETRLMAEVHTDKAPSYLIARMGELYGNYPGNFADFILTNIKYGEKVELARDMYFSPIYIDDAVAAIKLLTAQKMFDKHNVAGPERISHYDFGLKIAKTFGLNENLIVPVSVEDLNLTVMMPKDLSLDISKIGPLVKIRNVDEGLEAMKKALE; from the coding sequence ATGAAAATGATACTGGTGACAGGATGCAACCCGCTTGGCGAAAGGCTCTTAGAGGAACTGAACAAAGATGGTATGGCAAAGGGAGCCTGTCATAAGGAAGAACTGGATCTTCCGAGGGGTTTTATAAAATATGACATTTTCAGCAGCGAGGACATTGAGAGGCTTGTCAAAGAGGTAAAGCCGGATACAATGATCCTTACCGAAGAGGTCTCCGATCTTGAGTATTGTGAGCAAAAACGTAGTGACGCGATGCAGTTTAATACGCGCGGCGTAAGGTTTTTCGTAGAGGCGGCGCAGAAGACCGGTGCCAGTGTCGTGCTTATATCTACGGCATATGTCTTTGACGGAAGAAAAGAAGGCGGCATGTATACTGAAAACGATATGATAAACCCGATAAACGTCTATGGCGAGACCAGGCTGATGGCCGAGGTCCATACGGATAAGGCCCCGAGCTACCTGATAGCCAGAATGGGAGAGCTATATGGCAACTATCCGGGCAATTTTGCCGACTTTATACTGACCAATATTAAATATGGTGAAAAGGTCGAGCTTGCAAGGGACATGTACTTCTCTCCGATATACATTGACGACGCGGTAGCCGCCATAAAACTGCTGACAGCGCAGAAAATGTTCGACAAGCATAACGTGGCAGGACCGGAGCGTATCAGCCACTATGACTTCGGGTTAAAGATCGCGAAGACATTCGGGCTGAATGAAAACCTTATAGTCCCCGTGAGTGTGGAAGATCTTAACCTGACAGTAATGATGCCGAAGGATCTCTCGCTGGATATTTCAAAGATAGGGCCCCTTGTTAAAATAAGGAACGTTGACGAAGGGCTTGAGGCTATGAAAAAGGCATTAGAATAA